The Kordia sp. SMS9 DNA window TAGGCTATTTATGGATAGGCACGCAAGGTGGCGGAATTGCACGCTTTGACGGCATTTCGTTTACCGTTTGGAATGAAAAAAAAGGATTGAGCTCTAACTATATTCAAGCTTTAAAATTTCAAGAAAATACCTTGTTAGTCGGAACGCGCCAAGGACTTTCCATTCGCTCCAAAAACACCTTTAAAAATTACAAAACGCCGCGTGTATACGACATTGAAATTGTCAATGATGAAATACTGTTGGCAACACGAAAAGGAATCTACAAACTGAATAGAACAACAGATACCATTGAAAAAGTAGCTTGTAATTCTGTGCTCAATTCCACACAAATCAACGATATTTTGTTTGATGGAAAAACCTATTGGATTGCTTCCCAACGTGGTTTGTGGAGAACGAATCGTTTGTCGACCGAAGTAACGTTTCAAAAAGTATTCAATAGTGACTTTAAATCCTTGGTTCGTTATAAAAATCAAGTAATAGCAGCGAGTTTTACAGATGGTGTTTTTTCGTTTCAAAACAACAAACCAGGTTTCCGAGAAGTGTCCGAAGTGCGACAAATCAACAGTATTGATTTGATCAACGGTGACGAATTGTGGATCAATACGACAAATGCAGGCATCAAACGCATCAATCTCACAGAAAATTTAGCTGAAAAATCCATTGCCAAACGCAACGGATTGTCTGTCTACAACATTCGAAAAGCGTTCAAAGATCGCCAAGATAATGTGTGGATTGGTTCTTCGGGTGGCGGATTGTTTAAGTATGAAAAAAACAATTTCAAACATTACACCAAAGACAATGGTTTGGTTGCCAACCGAATTTACGCACTGCATCACATTGATGAAACCTTGTGGATTTCTACGGCAGAATCTGGCTTGACCAAAATTGACTCTACAGGCATTCAGCAAGTAACAGAAACGAGCAACTATCTCAACAAAAAAGTAAAAACCATCACCAACGACAACGAAGGTAGAATTTGGGCAGGAACGGAAGGAAAAGGCATTTATATTTATCAAAAAAAGATGCGCGACAGCATTGTGTACAACAGTTTATTGCCTGATGAAGAAACTTTTGAAAAACGAAAAGTTGAAGATCTATACGAAGCCATCATCACTACTGATATTGGATTGCCATCCGATTGGATTAGCAATATTAAAATTTATGGTTCGCAAGTGTGGATTGCTACGTATGCCGATGGAATTGCGCGTTTTCAGTACGATCACGAGAAGAAAAGAATTTACAATTTAAAAACCTTTGGAACAGAAGATGGTATTAAAGATTTGGGAATTCGCGATTTAGCTCGCGATGAAACAGGCAGAATTTGGTATTCCACCAGCAAAGGGCATTTGGGATACATCAAAAATGATGAAGTCACACATTTAACACACAAACAAGTCACGGGAAGCGAAGTTACGATTGGTACCATTCGTTTTCACAATTACGATATGTATTTGGGCACTTTTGGCAAAGGAATTTGGTTTTCTACTTTGTCTAAAGACTTAAAATTTGAGCAGTTGCAAGGAAAAAAAGAGCTGTATTCTGATAATATTTATCAGTTGATTTTTGACGATAACGGTGATTTATGGGCAGGAAGTGAACGCGGAGTAGATCAGGTTACGCTCGATAAGAAAAACGAAATCCAAAACGTCATTCATTACGGTCGCAATGATGGTTTTTTAGGAATTGAAACTTGCCACAACGCCACCACAAAAGATACGAAAGGCAATCTTTGGTTTGGTACTATAGACGGATTAACGAAATACACAGCTTCAACTTCAGAACAACAAAGCTCAAAACCGCAATTGCATTTTGAAGATATTGAAGTTGCCTACCAAAGTCTGGACACGATTGATTTACGCGATTGGACCAATTCTGACAAGGAATTACAGCTTTCGCAAGATCAAAACAATATGGCGTTTCAGTTTCGTTCTGTCGATTTGGACAATCCGGAAGCGATTGTGTATCGCTACAAATTTGACAAAGAAAAGTGGAGTCCGTGGACCAAAGAAAGTAAAATTACCTTTGGTGGTTTGGATTATGGCGATCATACCTTTTTGGCGCAATCACGCAATAAAGATTGGCTCGAAAGTGATCCGATTGGCTTCAAATTTCATGTCATTCAACCTTTATACAAAAAAACCTGGTTTCGCAATTTGCTATGGACGATTCTCGGTTTGATTGTCGCCTATATTATTTACAATTACATCAAACGTGTAAAAGCGAAAAACCGCGCCATTCGGGAGCGTTTGCAATTGGAAAATCATTTGCTTTCGCTCGAACAAAAAGCTTTGCGCTTACAAATGAATCCGCATTTTATTTTCAATGTGTTGAATGGCATCAAAGGTATGAGTAGAAACGATATTACAAAGATGGACAAAACGATCAACACCTTTGCGGTATTGCTTCGGGAAACTTTGACCAATTCCAGAAAAGATAGCATTTCACTTGATCAAGAAATGAAAACGCTCAAAAATTATATTGAAGTCGAACGTTTAATGGCAAGCAACGATTTTACCTATAAAATTCACCTCAACTCTGACTTAGATCCTGAAGAAGTGTTGATTCCGCCCATGTTGATTCAGCCGTTTGTAGAAAACGCCATTCGTCACGGAATCATGCCATTGCAACGATTGGGCGAATTGAACATCACGTTTAAAACAGACAATCACTTTTTATACGCGACCATTACAGACAACGGAATCGGCATTCAGCAATCAACACAAAACAAACCGAAAACCGATCATCAGTCGATGGCTTTGCAAGTGACCAAAGAACGCATCGAATCGTTGGTAGGAAAAAATACCTTACGTATTGAAGACTTATCAAAAGAAGAGTCTACTGGAACAAGAATTTCTTTTAAAATACCTTTGGAAACGGAATTTTAAAGATGTTGAATGGAATAAGTTTGAAACGTCTTTGCGAGAAGCGACGCGACGTGGCAATCTGTGTGTTTCAGACTAAAATTGTGCTTCGATACTAACAGACTGCTACGGCTATGCAGTGACGTTTCAGAAAAAATAAAACGAACAATTAGCTTTTTACATTTTGATTGTTATATTTACTTTGAGTTGCTTTTAAGAAGTGGAATCCAATTTGAAACTAAATAGATTCCTGACTTCGCAAGAATGACAAAAGCACAACTAAACACCCAATACCAAACACCTAATACCAAAAAAACATGCTCACTACTGTTATTGTTGATGATATTCCGGCGGCATTGCAAATGCTAAAAGGCGATATTGAACGTTTGCATCCGGAATTAAAAATTATTGGAACCGCTCCTAGTGTTGTAGAAACTGCGAAACTCTTGCAAAAGCAGCAACCCGATATTTTATTTTTAGATATTATGTTGGGCGATGGTTCTGGATTTGATGTGTTGGAGATCTTTCCAAATTTGACTTCAAAAATCATTTTTGTAACGGCGAGTGACGAATTTGCCATTAGAGCGTTCAAATTTGCGGCAATTGACTATGTATTGAAACCCTACGCCGAAGAAGAATTAACTGCTGCAATTGAAAAAGCCAAAGGACAAATTCACCCAAATAAAGAACGTTTGGATATTTTAAAAGATACGCTGGCAGCACCGAATGAGAAGCCAACCAAAATATCACTTCACACCTTAGATAAGATCATTATTGTCAGTTTGGATGAAATTATTCGTTGTGAATCGGATAGTAACAATACCATCTTTTATTTGCAAGACGGACAGAAGATTTTTGTGACCAAAACGCTCAAATACTTCTCGGATATGTTGAGCAATTACCAGTTTTTACGTGTGCATCAAAGTCACTTGGTCAATTTGCAATTCATCAAAGCATTTATAAAAACCGATGGTGGTTATTTATTGTTGAAAGATAAAAGTACCGTGCCTGTTTCGGTACGTAAAAAAGTAGAAGTCATGGATATTTTGAGTAGTATTCATCGGAAGTAGATTTTTATCGCTTCACTTCGACTTTGCTAGGTGTAAACGCTTTTTTTAGACCGCTGACGCTGTTGGATGTTAGATTACTTTGCTCCTACTTTGCTCAGTGTAAACGCTTTTAGACTTATTCGAATTCAAATCGTCACTTCGAGTGATTTTTCGTAATAAAATGGAGAAAAATTGTATCGAGAAGTACTTAGAAGTTTTAAATGCTGAATGTAAAATATCGTTTCAACCGAAATAGATTCCTGCCTCCGCAGGAATGACAAAATGAACCATTGACCTAAAACCTAAAAATCTACCAAGAATTTACTATCTTCAAAAAATTAAAACCCAAATTGATGAAAATAGTAGCCGCTTTTCTTTGTATCTGTTTTACTACGTTTGCCATCGCGCAAAGCGAATATGAACCCACAACGCTTGATCCGTACGGGATGAAAAACCCGAAAGCACCAAAACAATTGGACGATTTTAAACCGTTGATTGGCATGTGCGATTGCGATTCGGAACGTAGAAATCCAGACGGCACTTGGGCAAAAGCGGTGAAGATGACGTGGAAATTCAAATATATTATGAATGGCATGGCGATACAGGATGAAACCTTGAAAGCAGACGGAAAACATTCGGGAAGCATTCGTCAGTTCAACAAAGACAGTCTGCAATGGTATGTACATTACTATGCGTCTGCGACTCCTTCTGCAACCTTGGGTTCATGGAAAGGCAAGAAAACTGAAGATGGTGCTATTGTCCTTTACAAACCACAAAAAGCGCCAAATGGCATGGATGGTTTTTCACGCTTAACGTTTTACGATATTAGCGACAAAGGCTATAAATGGATTGGCGAATGGGTAGATCCGAAAGAGACGATGAGCTTTCCATTTTGGAAAATTTCCTGCACTAAACGCGAAGAATAATCTTCTAAAACCTAGATATTCACTAGGCGCATCACGATGCATAAATTTTGTTTATGTATATCATACAAAACATAAATAAAAACATATAAACTTTATTGCCGATATTTGTCTCATAAAGTTAGAAACCCAGCATACAACATAAAGTATGCAGTTAGTAAGTGTTATAAAAAGTTAGCTTAAACCCAAGCAATATTTGTGAGAATGTATTGTTTGGGTTCTTTTTTACTATAATACCAATTTACACATAAAAAGTACTATTCATACGTATACAAATTCGTTTTTACAGTACTAGTGCCATTAGACGTAAACGTTCGGATGCGTTTGGTTGGAAAGTCATTACTATCATATTCATATTGATAGCTAAAGTCTCTGAGGAGCGTTCCGTTTTCATCAAACTCTTTCCTACTTGTAATATTATTGTTAGCACCTCCAAGCAAGTCTGCATACGGAAATATCCACTTATTGAGATTATCAAGTCCTTTTAAGATGTTATTTTTAGTATCATACTCATAGGTAGTAGATCCTGTAAGCACATCGTTTTCATCTAAATATCTTTTTTCCGTAATATTATTGTCTGTGTAATTGTATTCTACTTTAAAACTGAATTGAAACGCTTCGCTCGGATCGTTTCGAAACGAATTAATCTGAGACAATACTTGGTTGTTTAGAATAAAATATTCGTCACGCTCAAATTCATATTCAACAACTAACACACCATTTGCATAGGTGATTGGCATAGAATTTACCGCAGTTAGTTCATTATCAGTATAACTATAATTCCAAACATTTTCTCCAATGTTGATATAGTTTTCTGTAATTTTTGTCAAATTATCATTTGTATAAGTTAATTGTGTCATAAACTCTATTTCGTTAGAATCTGTGAGGGAACTACTAAATGACAGTAGTTTTTGTACAACTACATTTTGTGGATCGCCATTACTGTTTTGGGGATCTCCTTCTGTTATAGTTTGTGTATCATCATCCGATGCGCATGAAATCACTAATAATCCAATAAATAGTACACAAAGTAAATTCAGTTTTTTCATTCGGTAAAGCTTTAATTATTTTTAACTAGGTCTTTTTTAAGGATGCAAATGTACATTTTAAAAACATTCTAGCTGTACTTTTTGGGGATGCGATTTTCTTATTTTTCTGCTATTTGAATTAAATTTCACTAAGTATACTAATTTATTTTATTTCGAAATCTCATTAAAAACATTATTTAAGTTTTCATAAAGTAGAGTACTAAACTTCTTATTTGGCAGCCATAAATATTCACTCTTATCATAAAGAATAGAAAAATCTTTAGCACTTCTTCGCTACTTCGTCAAGTACTTTCAATCAATTTGTCCGCATCTTTTCACTAAAAGGTAAAGAGGTTTTAAAACTTTAATACCTATTAAAAATGATTTTGATACGTATTAAAAATAAGTTTAATACCTATTAAAATTTATTTTTATATTTAGCAACGTATCAAAATATGAAGAAGTATTGAATAAAACTACTTGATAAAACATGCAAAAGTTCCGTTTAAAAAATTTATACATACAAGAGAATGGCAATTAAATATAAAGTGACCGAACGTAGTACGCCAGGTGTTTCTGGTGGTGGTTCTAAGAAATACTACGCTTCCGCTACTGCACGTGATAAAATTGATTTGAAACAATTGAGCGAACGACTTGCTTCTATTTCTACCGTAAGTGAAATAGATACAATTGCCGTATTGCAAGGATTGGTGCATTTGTTACCCGAATATTTGTGCCAAGGCAGTAGCATTTCGTTGGGTGATTTTGGCACGTTTAGCGTTCATATTCGCAGTGAAGGAAAAGAGACACCCGAAGCCGTGAATGCACAAAGCATTAAAGATATTAAAGTAAGCTTTCGACCAAGTGTAGAGTTTAAAAAACGGATGAAAGGCGTTGCGTTTAAAAAACATGCATAACCAAAAGAATTCCATCTTTCAATTAGTACATCATTCAATCATGAATTCATAAAAAACGCTTATGTATATCATATAAAACATAAATAAAAATATATGAATAGTTTTTTTGACCTTTGCATTGTAAACATAAAAACACTGCAATGGAGAAAATTAAAACACAGGTTTCGCAACAGCGACACACAAACACAAAAACAAAAGTTGCTGTAGCGTATGGTGATGGAATCGGTCCAGAAATCATGAAAGCTACTTTAAATATTTTAGAAGCTGCTGGCGCTGACATCGAACCTGAAATTATTGAAGTTGGTGAAAAAGTATACTTATCAGGAAACTCCTCAGGAATTGAAAAGAAGTCTTGGGAAGTGATCAATAAGAATAAAATTATCTTAAAAGCACCCATTACAACTCCACAAGGAAAAGGATATAAAAGTTTGAATGTAACCTTGCGTAAATCGCTCGGGCTTTTTGCCAATGTACGTCCTGTAAGTGCGTTGCATCCGTATGTACACACACATTTTCCAAACATGGATGTGGTAATCATCCGCGAAAATGAAGAAGATTTATACGCAGGTATCGAACATCAGCAAACACAAGATGTGGTACAATGTTTAAAATTGATTACACGTCCAGGCTGTGAAAAGATTGTTCGGTATGCGTTTGAATATGCAACGTTGTACGGACGTAAGAAAGTAACGTGCATGGTGAAAGATAACATCATGA harbors:
- a CDS encoding two-component regulator propeller domain-containing protein, with the translated sequence MKIASSVLFFLFFLVIGTWFSTAQNNQLRSYTLKDGLPQSQVNAIVQDDLGYLWIGTQGGGIARFDGISFTVWNEKKGLSSNYIQALKFQENTLLVGTRQGLSIRSKNTFKNYKTPRVYDIEIVNDEILLATRKGIYKLNRTTDTIEKVACNSVLNSTQINDILFDGKTYWIASQRGLWRTNRLSTEVTFQKVFNSDFKSLVRYKNQVIAASFTDGVFSFQNNKPGFREVSEVRQINSIDLINGDELWINTTNAGIKRINLTENLAEKSIAKRNGLSVYNIRKAFKDRQDNVWIGSSGGGLFKYEKNNFKHYTKDNGLVANRIYALHHIDETLWISTAESGLTKIDSTGIQQVTETSNYLNKKVKTITNDNEGRIWAGTEGKGIYIYQKKMRDSIVYNSLLPDEETFEKRKVEDLYEAIITTDIGLPSDWISNIKIYGSQVWIATYADGIARFQYDHEKKRIYNLKTFGTEDGIKDLGIRDLARDETGRIWYSTSKGHLGYIKNDEVTHLTHKQVTGSEVTIGTIRFHNYDMYLGTFGKGIWFSTLSKDLKFEQLQGKKELYSDNIYQLIFDDNGDLWAGSERGVDQVTLDKKNEIQNVIHYGRNDGFLGIETCHNATTKDTKGNLWFGTIDGLTKYTASTSEQQSSKPQLHFEDIEVAYQSLDTIDLRDWTNSDKELQLSQDQNNMAFQFRSVDLDNPEAIVYRYKFDKEKWSPWTKESKITFGGLDYGDHTFLAQSRNKDWLESDPIGFKFHVIQPLYKKTWFRNLLWTILGLIVAYIIYNYIKRVKAKNRAIRERLQLENHLLSLEQKALRLQMNPHFIFNVLNGIKGMSRNDITKMDKTINTFAVLLRETLTNSRKDSISLDQEMKTLKNYIEVERLMASNDFTYKIHLNSDLDPEEVLIPPMLIQPFVENAIRHGIMPLQRLGELNITFKTDNHFLYATITDNGIGIQQSTQNKPKTDHQSMALQVTKERIESLVGKNTLRIEDLSKEESTGTRISFKIPLETEF
- a CDS encoding LytTR family DNA-binding domain-containing protein is translated as MLTTVIVDDIPAALQMLKGDIERLHPELKIIGTAPSVVETAKLLQKQQPDILFLDIMLGDGSGFDVLEIFPNLTSKIIFVTASDEFAIRAFKFAAIDYVLKPYAEEELTAAIEKAKGQIHPNKERLDILKDTLAAPNEKPTKISLHTLDKIIIVSLDEIIRCESDSNNTIFYLQDGQKIFVTKTLKYFSDMLSNYQFLRVHQSHLVNLQFIKAFIKTDGGYLLLKDKSTVPVSVRKKVEVMDILSSIHRK
- a CDS encoding HU family DNA-binding protein, whose protein sequence is MAIKYKVTERSTPGVSGGGSKKYYASATARDKIDLKQLSERLASISTVSEIDTIAVLQGLVHLLPEYLCQGSSISLGDFGTFSVHIRSEGKETPEAVNAQSIKDIKVSFRPSVEFKKRMKGVAFKKHA